In Nasonia vitripennis strain AsymCx chromosome 2, Nvit_psr_1.1, whole genome shotgun sequence, a genomic segment contains:
- the LOC100117098 gene encoding UPF0602 protein C4orf47 homolog — protein MAKNIAAIPAGEYGKHFGKLDLDRVGFFDDSPAGPFDEYAASRRTLQRNEGLAKGRRQILCKQPGDLFEREFKRVFSGEALPELGRQLHGTARGKRAKSQKLGVIKPPGAPKQHSTPGDWHGCLGKQPERFSPTVKPTVEERATSKPANFKTAPNPLGGPGYVDICLNPYLPLYNGYEPYDPDYERSPRGDGSRRRYVTTCAPQKYFEANPYKADPGRRSSSRSEPTSSTGIRKRFHVAFPGPAEGPNSGCFDRFPKYSSEPYRDEYEIRKSKTSGNKWRPVGCDSRSKFTTSVIDRVTRVACNAVNFTDYRPQSKHAEHQKFRSKIYARVNYNLWHLNGGCYQNRRAATNNCTQRRR, from the exons GCTTCTTTGACGACTCGCCGGCTGGACCGTTCGACGAATATGCCGCGAGCAGGAGGACTCTGCAGCGCAACGAGGGCCTCGCAAAAGGACGCCGGCAAATACTTTGCAAGCAACCGGGCGATTTATTTGAAAGGGAGTTCAAGCGTGTCTTTAGCGGAGAAGCTCTGCCCGAGCTCGGTCGCCAATTGCACGGAACGGCCCGCGGAAAAAGAGCCAAG TCGCAGAAGTTAGGCGTGATAAAACCTCCAGGCGCTCCGAAGCAGCACTCCACCCCAGGTGACTGGCATGGCTGTCTGGGCAAACAGCCGGAGCGCTTTAGTCCGACGGTGAAGCCGACGGTGGAGGAGAGAGCCACGAGCAAGCCGGCGAATTTCAAAACGGCCCCGAATCCTCTTGGAGGCCCCGGCTACGTCGACATCTGCCTCAACCCGTATCTGCCTCTCTACAACGGCTACGAACCCTATGACCCGGATTACGAGAGATCACCGAGAG GCGACGGCTCGAGGCGTCGCTACGTGACCACGTGCGCCCCGCAGAAGTACTTCGAGGCCAACCCTTACAAAGCTGACCCGGGTCGACGCTCCAGCTCGAGATCAGAACCGACCAGCAGCACTGGCATCAGGAAGCGCTTCCACGTAGCGTTTCCCGGCCCAGCCGAAGGTCCGAACTCGGGCTGTTTTGATAGATTTCCCAAGTACTCGAGTGAGCCGTATCGCGACGAGTACGAGATTCGGAAATCGAAGACTTCCGGGAACAAGTGGCGGCCAGTGGGCTGCGACTCCAGGTCCAAGTTCACCACGAGCGTCATCGATCGCGTCACTCGCGTCGCCTGTAACGCCGTGAATTTTACCGACTACCGACCGCAG AGCAAGCATGCAGAACATCAAAAATTCAGATCGAAAATCTACGCACGAGTCAATTATAACCTGTGGCACTTGAATGGTGGCTGCTATCAGAATCGACGAGCCGCCACGAATAATTGTACTCAGCGTCGGCGGTAG